The sequence CGAATAAACATTACCTAAAAGTGCTTGGGTATAAACATGCCAACGGTTCTGTGGGCGAGTGTGTAGGAAATATGGGCTGCCTGAGGTTGACCGGATTGGAAAGTGCACTTCCTGTTCACATGTTCTTTTCCTCTCTTCGAGAGGCTGGGAAACGGCATGATGCTTTCTGCGTCCCATGGCTAATTGACTCTTAAAGTACTGCCAGGTCTGGAGGATAGACAGAAAATAGGAGAATGGCTAAATAAACGAGTGTGCCGTGAGGAAATGGTGCGTTGACCGCAGGGCTTTGATTACAGAGGCGGCTGGTGTGATGGAGACGGACGAGACTCTGTTCTCCTGAGGCGCCCAGATGTTTCCCGCATGTGTTTACTTGACACAAACAGGGCCTCTGCCATGCGTGTAATTACCAAGTGGCTGACACTTTATATCGCAAATAGATAAACTAAACAGAGGGGCCACACACTTTTTTTTGGGAGGGAAATGTGTTGTGGTTTGGATGTGAAATTCTGTAAATGTGAAGTTTTTAAAATCCCTTTCTTTTGCTGTCAGGGTTCAGAGTTTGAGTGTGGACCCAGAGGTGGAGAGCTACGCGTCCTTCATAGCCCAGGCTCTGGAGAAGACGCGCGGCCGTGAGTGTGTGCCCTCGTGGGAGGAGATCCAGGGGCTGATGGGAAGGCAGGAGATACTGTGTACTGTGCACTATCCTGGACCGGGCTGCTGCCAGATACCGATCACCTCACACACCACAGCTAATGAGGTATTGCATCAACTGTTTCTTCTATAGCAGGGGTTGGGGAGCTTAAGCCACACAAAGGATTAAGCATTAGCACGCAAGTAATAAGAACCAgagagatgtatttatttataagtgtatTGATTTTAGTAATGTTGAATTCAGTTTTTGCAATTATCCTTACACAAAAATTTAAGAATATGTATTAGTTTATTCATTTGCTCTGCTACTTTTGCACACATTTTTTGTGTCTTTCAATCAGTTGttgttattgtaaactaaaataaatacttttaaatcaaagtggtttttgttaattgaactaaagctaaaatctaaatattagatgaaaaaattaAACTAAGTTACTGAAGTTTAGGAACAAAAATGACTACTAAActagaattaaaatagaaataaaagctaaacagaaatataaacGAATAAACTAAGTAGCAAAAATGAgtaaaaacttaaactaaaattaaaacggaaaaaattaaaatgaaagtgaattcataacatgaataaatactataatagtatataaataatactaaaataacactgtttctcgttctcattttctctctccagGTCGTGAGGAAGATGGTGGAACGTCTTGGGCTGCAGGACAGCCGAAACACATTTGCTCTTTTCGAGCAGAACACATGCTGGGAAAAAGCTATCGGAGGCAGCACCATAATCGCTGATGTCATCACCAGATTTGAAAAgtagatattttttaataaatctctTCCACCTAGTGTAATATAGCGATATACTGAACCAAAAGTATCATGGCACTATAGTTTGATGGACATGGTgccatgttaataccatgtttcTGAACCTTAACCAAGGTAATGCTATGGTATTTTTTAAGTACTATGTTAAGACCATGTAAAAGGAATATGGTAATCAATCAGTACAATAGTATATGTGAAGTTACAATGATATTACCATCTACGATAGCACCACACCACGCAGTACAGTGTGGATCTGTATTTTCATAGATTTATTCACTTTCCCAGAACTTTAGCAAAGTTTAACTCAACCCCCCTGATGCGctctcttacacaaacacacacacacacacacacacacacacacacacacacacactgtgagaacAGACAAGCAGCTCTTTATTAGTATTCAGTGTTCCAGTAGGGATCTCAGGGTGAGACTGATGTCATGAGCATTAACTGATGTGGAAAGCAAACTGAAGGAGAGATAACCCAAGCCAGCCAGAATTCAAGGCATCCACTTTATTCTGGGAAGTGTGGTTGTGTTTGCGTGTGTTTTTGCACATCTCAGTGCCAACTCTTCCCAGAAGTAGGTTCATGGACACACGCCTAGTCTTTCTCTCACGCTCGTattatgtgtacacacacacacacacacacacacagacacacacacaaacaaacccgcGTGTGCAAAAATGCACAAGCAGCAGAAAAAGCTTAGCAAATCAGGGTGAGTCACATGGTTCAGAATGATGTCATGACTTTAGTCGTGTGTTTAGTAAGCATCTGCAAATTTCTCTCCTTAGCTACTTAAAGACTTAGACGTAGTTTAAGACAAAGACATACTTTGAGTATGCTTTAGAAGtggttaaataaaaaagtttataacACAGAGGCTCTCAACCAGGGGCCTGATTcattcaattgattaatatgcatttttcagtAACAAATCTCTGTCTGTCTTCCAGTTTGTCTGCAAAAGATCCAGACTCTGACTGCAAATGCAGACTCTGCTTCAAACTGTATTGTCTGCTGGACACAGAAAACATCAGTACAGACAGCATTGAGTACCTCTTCCTCTATGAGCAGGTAATCCGACAAGAGACGGGTGGGAATGAGCAGAAAGAGAAAGCTGAATGTAGATTATTGAAAGCCATGAATTTTGCAACATTCACACTGTTAATGAACTAAATTGAATCAATGTTGAACTGACTCGAGCTGAATAATGCCACTACTGTCTTCAGTAGAGCTGCTTATCACGGAGTTTAACTTGTTTCAATGACGAATGACCTTTACAGTTACCGAACTGAAgcgaatcaacactgaactgactggaGCGGAATAATCACACTATTGTCAGATTTTTGGATTTGCCTCATTTTTTGAAGTTTGCGTCAATGATTTTGTTACTTTCCGGTTCAATACTGTGAAGTAGTAAACAAAGCAAAAGACTAAACAAAAGAGAACTGGATTTCCAATTCTTCCTCTCTGTTTGTGTTAAATGCGAACTAGTTTCACACTTGTGTGGACATATGTGTGCATAACGTCTTTATCAGTCAAGTGAAAAGCAAGCATACAAACACAGTGCACTAATGAACTCTGTAAACTTTCCCTTGTTTGACTTCCTCCCTCTCCCGGCCTCAGTGTCATGAGATGGTGGTGCGGGGACAGCTGCCAGCCTGTGAGGATGACCTTCTTTCCCTGGCAGCGTTGAGACTGCAGTGTCTACTGGGGGATTTCAGCGCCCTCTCGCCGTACCCACCCTTGGAGCAGCTCTTTCCAGCTGAAGTGGTGGAGGCCCGGGCCCTACTGGCCCCCGTCGATCCCCCTGGCTGCCCTTCCTTCCCTGGGGGTCTGCTGGCTGGGACACTGTGGGGACACAAGCGGCGTCAGGAACAGGACCAAAGACTGAGGGCCAGACTAAGGGAAGAGGGAGCCGTGGTGATGTCGGCCATTTTGGAGCGCTGGAAAGCCCTGACGGGATACAGTCGCAGGGACAGCATGGCCGCCTATCTCACCATCGCTCGGCAGTGGTCGGGGTTTGGCTGTACGCTCTATGAAGTGGACTTCTACATCGTGAGTGGTTCCCACAGTATAAcggtttcaacattgataataataagaaatgtttcttgagtgacAAGtgagcatattaggatgatttctgaaggatcatgtgacactgaagactggagtaaagcagtgttgccaacttctttcaatggaaagtagctaaacccgcctgaaaagtcgctaaatgtcgctagatgacgtcatacgctaattagcatattcatgacgtaagtgcgcCGTATTGTCTTGTCTCCCTGTGttcatgtactgcattttaatgcagccaaattttcaataaaactgtttttattaatatattttaatgtttctgttgtcagacaaaggaattattattataatgactgaaacgcggtccatttAAGACTACATGACCAGCTCTCAAAGATATTaatctgcactaaaatcctattcacaaCATTGTTTAATAAAATCTAATACACATACGATTAAGACAATGGTTGTGCTGTGGTATTCGGCCATACTTGCATGTAAAATAGGGTTAGAAGAAACAGAAGAAATCTTTtgtttaactgaaagtgctgcacCTCTCTGCGCTCGCTGAACAGAACAGATGCAAAGAGTAAATGAGGTTAGTCTGAGAAAGTTGCTAGATTTGTCGCTTTTGAAGAAAAGTcgctgggggggggggtctgaaaAGTTGCTAAATCAAGCGACAAAGTTGCTAAATTGgcaaaactggagtaatgactgctgaaaattcagctttgcgccACATAAATAACttacactttaaaaatatatattaaattagaaaacaatactatttttactgtatttttcaccaaataaatgcagccttgataagcctAAGAAACTTCTTGTAAAGCATTGACAATTTAAGTTTTAAACATTTGTACCCCAGGATCATTTTACCAGAGAATCAGAGCTGTGCTTATCATTTTCCTGTGTCTTGTAGAGCTCGACAGGAAGCTTCTCTCAGAAGTTGTGGCTAGGTGTGGCGGCTTCCTGCGTGTCTCTGTATCGTCAGGGTGACGCTGAAGCGTTGGAGTCTCTGCCGATTGGTCAGATCTGTTCCTATGGAGTCTCTGATAGCAACACATTCAGGATCACTGCAGGAGACAGAGATCTGCTCTTCGAGACCTCCAAGGTGAGCAGGAGGCATAGTCAATATATCATCACTATCCACAACCGCAACTAATGTACCAAAGTGactaaaactaaagtaaaaatacatattaggattaatgtgtgtgtgtgtgtgtgtgtgtgtgtgtatatatatatatatatatatatatataaatactggcAGCCACAAAACCACTCAGAATACCACATTGCATCACACtttgaaaacaacattttttcagtaaatctaaaacatttaaagtatgaTACTATTGCCATAGCATTTAACATACACAGCTGCTAGCTCTACCTATCATAGTTTCACTCTAGCGATAATGGAGAGATGCAACTTGGCCTTCAAGTTAGCATCATGCATGCATAGTATTAGGCCAAAACACTCCAGATATAATGGGGAAGCATATACCCACACACACCAAAATACATGACatgttaaaatatgaaacatgGAACCTTGGCTAGTGCTAAACTGGAAGGATGTTGACGTCAATGTGTTTGTATCGTGTACTATAAACCTTCCAGTACTCAAACAATACAGGTCAGACTAACCGTGTCTTTCAGTGTGCTCACACGTGGAAACCCTGAGACAACCAGTCTATCTTCTTCTGATGTTAGCTGCAGGCTAATATAAGTTTTCATGCTAAACCATTTGCCTTCACATCTGCCTGGCTTCAACAACTCTGCTAGCTCACACATGCACTGTTAATGACGTCCAGTCAATGTCAGTCATCAACAGTCACTTATAGTGGTTCTGATCCATAATCACTCTTAAGGAtgttaaaataactaattaaaaatgctaaaaatgacaaacaattgCATCTGTCAGTGGATTTCATTTGGTGTTTGATCACGGTCAtagactaaaataaatatatgcatgtatgtgcaaccttggtgaacatccctgttgaaaaaaacagcatagttatgttttgaagcatggcagctggtttgagctggtcatCTGCTGGCCCTAAGCAACTAGCtagctgccatgcttcaaaacatacctaacctgCATATCCTGTTGTTTTCGACAGGAATAAAAATTAATAcctcttttaaaaacaaatcaagaGCCATGCTGACCTAAAAATTGAAACCAAGTCATTGTACTAGTCTAAAATGCTTAGCACATATTCAACAGTGGACTCgagtcatctctctctctctctctctctctctcagctgacTGAGATCATGCAGCTGATGAATGCTTACTTCAGTGCCACCCGTCGCCAGCTGGGCAAGGATGACTGCATCTCCATGGAGACAAACCCTAAGCTCCACCCCTCCCTACTTGAGCTCCCCTCTCACCCGGTGTGAAGAGAGATGGACTCGCGCTCACCCACACGCACACACTGACTCTGACTGATGTACACGTGCATATGCAGTCCTGACCGACTGAGAGGAGCAGATGCTGTGGAAATAGAAGAGGAGTGGAAGGTGTCCAGGGAGCCACAAACAGGAGAGCAGGTTCAGGAACTCACTCGCTACACCACCAGCCAAATCCAGAAAGAACACGGGGCCCTCCGCTGGCCCTGATTCCTCCAAAATCACAGAGAGCATAATAGCCCGACTTCAGACAGACAAAAATCATTTTCTGAAGTAgtatttttgccttgttttttAGTGTTAGAAtatttaaacatccttaaaacaacattaatttatttgtacttattttgaacaattaagatacatttaattATCCTTAAATTCATCAAGTATTATGACTAATTTTAAGATTAACTTCAAAGAATTTATCTCAAATTGagttacattttcttattttgctTCTCATGTAAATTTACCTTGTTTAAaggatgtttttatgttttattggaaaatatgacaaaaatacaGATTCTATTTTGCAGCGATGTCTTTATATTGCACTACAGGAAGACACAAATATGCTGGCGTTGTACTCAAGAAAACACTTGCTCTGCTTTACACGTTCCTTTCCAGACTCCTGCCTGGATCGTCATTAAACTCATTCATCAAACCATACATGACCTTAAAATGAAATCAGGTGCAAGTCTCTTTCACGTCGACCTTCAAAACGGTCCATTACTGACCAACagtggtgcgtgtgtgtgtgcgagagacaGACTTGAACATTTGAAGCTGTAGAAACCAAAGGACCTTTAGCTCGTCTCTATGATATGAGTGTAATTGTGAAATGCTTTGAGCCTGACCTGGTGCTGCTTGACTGTGCTGTTAGCTTACAGTAACTCTGCATTGTGCGTCCTTTAACCATTGAGAGCCTCAGATCTTTAGATCCGGTTAAAACCAACTAAGACACACATTTGCAGTCTGGTGCCTGTGAAGGGAAATgacattcaacaacaaaaaacccccCAGACAATTTTGGTTGAAACCATGTTTCCAAGACCTCTCAACACATTTTCAAACACTGAAAATAGACAAATAATCAACACTATTGATATGCAACATTGTCCATCCCATATGGTAAAGACATTTctgtagttcaaccaaaaatgaaaaattcattcactctccttcatgttgttccaagcctgttttgtctgttttgtcaTCTTGATGAACACaaaattattaaagtaaatggggtccaaaacaacattaatGTGCATCCCTTTGACTTTTAttgtatgaaaagaaaaaagtaaaaacaccAAGACTGCTTCAATGTTCCACACAATAACGaacgtcatacaggtttagaacaacatgaaattgtgtaaatgaattatattttttgtggACTATCCCTTTGAGCATAATCTGTAGCCTCTGTCAGCTGTGCTTTCATCAAAAGCTGTGCTTTTTTTATCTGCTGAGTTCATATTGTCCTCCTTTAATGTGTTACTTCCTACTAGTTTTATTTATGGCTGTCTGTTGTATACTTTGTGTGGAAGTGAGTTTTTATTGTcctttttacttttgttttatatatcTTTCATAAAGAcctgtatttgtattttagtgCTTGCATTGGCATAATTACAAAAGAGCGGATGATGTCATAGTGAAAATATGATGTCATGaggtttatttacttttttggttatttgtcatttatttcccCCGTCATGAGAGGTCTACATACGGCAAATAACTTTATAATCTCTTTTTGTAGATCCAGAAGGATTATTTACTGTTTGTCATAACCCAAAATAAGAGTAATTCGCCCCTTTTAAATTCACATGGACCAAATATCTAGTGGTTGGGGTCATTTttcccttgttttttcttttctctccttGTATGACTGCCAAACTATTACTGAAGCAATAAAACCTGCCCAGTCTTCCTGAGTATGAGCCCATTTTCAGTATGGGGCTTTAGGTTGCCTGAAGAGGAGCCACTAGTGCCTGTCAAACAGTCTGTACAATCTTTAATTCACCCATACTCCATAATCAAGCTAAGCTTTTTCTGTAGTCATAGTACTTACGTTTCGGTGGTGCACTATCTTTGCTATAGTGCACCTTGTCTACATGAATACAAAAGTGAAAAAAGTTTGAGAAATGTAGAGGTGAAGGGCAATCACATGTTCaatgttgtttattttggtttttgTTAGAAGCAGTGTTTTTTGCCCAAACTGCGTTCCACCTACAGCCCCAGGGATGGCAGTAGCGGTTTTCACATGCGTTTGTGTTCTCTTCATGTCACTCTTTAGCTGCAGGCAGCTCCGCCCACTGTCATACATGTAACACAACCTCTGATGCTTTAGACGGTTTGTATGCTGCATGGTACCTTAATTATGTTACACGTGTAATAGTCAGTTGCACTATTGTTTGTATAGCTAACTTAAATgtgcaataatgcaaaatgatgaaTACTGTATGTAATAAAGCAGCACCATTACAACATCACTGGAGTGTCagttatactgtatgtgtgaaaaataaaaaaaattattattagtatatgaCATATGAATTCATACTTTATTCACCAAAGATTActctactgtatatattatagaattatataatatttatacagtGTTTTTCACACTAAATACTATTTTAAAGCAGATTTATAGAAAAATATTACAAGGAATCTATATGGTCAAAATCAATATTGTTTTGCCCGTTTTCAATTTTGTCAAAGATTTTTTCAAAAATGCATGAAATTAAATCCGACATTAAGACCctacaattaaacacacctgaacagctAACCAAGTTCTTGAGGATTATTAGAAACCTCCAGACAAGTGTGTTAAGGCAGGAGCTAAACGAAGCCCTTCAAGAGCAGGACACACCTGATGTGCAGTATGTCTTTGATTCAACTTAACGTTATCTGTTGGCAAGTATTGGGTTTTGAATATAAGAGACTAAGACCAGAGAGGTTATTAAAGGTCAAGGCATTCATTTCTGAGCTATTCAATGTGTTTTAAAGCCAAATTACCCATGTGAGTGACTGATAAGAGCACAGATGGTTTTGAGGATAATCAGTTATTTGCTCACTATAGACATATTGttgtagaaaaacatttattcaatCTCATGAACAAGAAAATGCATCAAGTCTGACGGCAaactatatatacacagtataacATTAATAAGAAAAACATGTGCTAACCAGGGAAACGAAAGCACTGGCATGAAATCTGGCATgaaagttacacacacacacacacacagggagcaGAAGAATAAATTATTCGAAAGGGGATATGTGGTGCATTGGAATTGGTGTATGATTGTTTCTGCCAGACTATGAGGTAACCTCACTGATTTGATTGACTAGAAAATGAACCTGACGAGGGTTCACTGATTGGATGGATTGACGAACAGCATAACACTTGACTTTACTGATCGTCTCTCAAAACTCGAAGATAATCTTCGAGAGTAATCTGCAACGAGACGGAGAGGAAAACTGATTCAATCACACAATCACAGTCTATCCCCTGAAAGTCAGCGCCTTTTGTCTAAAAGCATGCATGTGTGAACGTGAGGGAGTGAGATGGTGCATTCACAAGATGCTTCTAGTCTGATCTCTTCTAAAAGGCTTAATCTTTC comes from Carassius auratus strain Wakin chromosome 3, ASM336829v1, whole genome shotgun sequence and encodes:
- the LOC113046858 gene encoding pleckstrin homology domain-containing family H member 3-like; this translates as MPLQGLCWLVCCRQGFSLLARDHGEKEEEESFELRNQDEHTHTGRGRLEVTLSQPTRTANGTPCLSGVPEEKRSLITKKSKMTMDEDNEVLVKGWLLREVQGGWLRQRRFWFVLTTDSLDYYSGPDKDARRLGTLVLTSLCSVLWPDKHTYKQTGYWSLTVYGRKHCYRLFTKHYNEAVHWACAVQKLIDSKAPVETPTQLLIQDIEENKFNPEVVEHIYEHNPILRYTQSPLYAPLLPFSYGSLHHTHMTGKGYTSIREEAVRLFNCLQQLESAREPIPLIQGILQTCLDLRPLRDELYCQLIKQTSVLSSLVQTQPNPQLRYWQLLTCMSCTFLPSCSILRYLRFHLKRVQSLSVDPEVESYASFIAQALEKTRGRECVPSWEEIQGLMGRQEILCTVHYPGPGCCQIPITSHTTANEVVRKMVERLGLQDSRNTFALFEQNTCWEKAIGGSTIIADVITRFENLSAKDPDSDCKCRLCFKLYCLLDTENISTDSIEYLFLYEQCHEMVVRGQLPACEDDLLSLAALRLQCLLGDFSALSPYPPLEQLFPAEVVEARALLAPVDPPGCPSFPGGLLAGTLWGHKRRQEQDQRLRARLREEGAVVMSAILERWKALTGYSRRDSMAAYLTIARQWSGFGCTLYEVDFYISSTGSFSQKLWLGVAASCVSLYRQGDAEALESLPIGQICSYGVSDSNTFRITAGDRDLLFETSKLTEIMQLMNAYFSATRRQLGKDDCISMETNPKLHPSLLELPSHPV